A single genomic interval of Variovorax sp. PMC12 harbors:
- a CDS encoding alpha/beta fold hydrolase, translating into METKTGIARKTVAVDGDVRLSYLEAGNGAPLVLIPGWSQTAEQYRYQLEGLADRYRVIAFDLRGHGDSDKPGRGYRIPRLAADLQNALVALDLRDVTIVGHSMGCSVLWCHFDLFAAGRIGRYVFCDQATCLTRNPEWTDQQVADYGPIFTAESVVETANALRGAGGVEATVGFLRSMVTADMPAEAFQWIVDMNLKMPRAAAADLLYNHCHQDWREVLPRIDRPTLFIGGEGSLVPHSCMRWEATQVPGARVEIFEEGEAGSHFMFIENAGKFNALLAGFAG; encoded by the coding sequence ATGGAAACCAAGACAGGCATCGCCCGCAAGACCGTCGCCGTGGACGGCGACGTCCGGTTGAGCTACCTGGAGGCCGGCAACGGGGCTCCCCTGGTGCTCATCCCTGGCTGGTCGCAAACGGCCGAACAGTACAGGTACCAACTCGAAGGCCTGGCGGACCGGTATCGCGTGATCGCGTTCGACCTGCGCGGCCATGGCGATTCGGACAAGCCGGGGCGAGGCTACCGCATCCCGCGCCTTGCGGCCGACCTGCAGAATGCGCTGGTCGCGCTCGACCTGCGGGACGTGACCATCGTCGGCCACTCGATGGGCTGCTCGGTGCTCTGGTGCCACTTCGACCTGTTCGCAGCCGGGCGTATAGGCCGGTACGTGTTCTGCGACCAGGCGACATGCCTCACGCGCAACCCCGAGTGGACCGACCAGCAGGTCGCTGACTACGGCCCCATCTTCACGGCCGAAAGCGTGGTCGAGACCGCCAATGCACTGCGAGGCGCGGGCGGGGTGGAGGCCACGGTCGGCTTCCTGCGCTCCATGGTCACGGCCGACATGCCCGCCGAGGCCTTCCAGTGGATCGTCGACATGAACTTGAAGATGCCACGCGCCGCGGCGGCCGACCTGCTCTACAACCACTGCCACCAGGACTGGCGCGAGGTGCTACCGCGCATCGACCGGCCGACGCTCTTCATCGGCGGCGAGGGCAGCCTGGTGCCACACAGCTGCATGCGGTGGGAGGCGACCCAGGTGCCCGGCGCCAGGGTGGAGATCTTCGAGGAAGGGGAAGCGGGCTCGCACTTCATGTTCATCGAGAACGCGGGGAAGTTCAATGCGCTGCTCGCGGGATT
- a CDS encoding TRAP transporter large permease, whose amino-acid sequence MNAPRPAARPPEHHAGSPTVEDPAGAHGHGHGDAANEANPSSFTSLTSRIERLLGALVDGAAGALVLADVVVLLAGVVARFVLHQPLIWSDELASMLFIWLAMLGAVVALRRGEHMRMTALVSKLPPTRRRFAEAVSLYAALAFLAMVVWPAWEYASEERFITTPALDISNAWRAAALPVGVALMAMFAALRLLRDFDWKTSFQALAIVVTLIAAFTLGRAVFEDLGRLNLLVFFVGVVLACVLCGIPIAFAFGLGTFGYLALTTDTALPVIVGRMDEGMSHLILLAVPLFVFLGLLIEMTGMAKAMVSFLASLLGHVRGGLSYVLVGAMYLVSGISGSKAADMAAIAPALFPEMKKRGAAEGELVALLAATGAQTETVPPSLVLITIGSVTGVSIAALFTGGLLPAVVLGLMLCVVVYVRNRHDDLSGIARPEVRQVLKLGLVALPALALPFVIRAAVVEGVATATEVSTIGIVYAVVAGLVVYRQFDWRRLGPMLVATASLSGAILLIIGTATAMAWGLTQSGFSRWLAEVMGSLPGGAPMFLAVSLVAFVVLGSVLEGIPAIVLFGPLLFPIARQLGIHEVHYAMVVVLSMGLGLFAPPLGVGYYAACAIGRVRPDEGIRPIVGYMLALLVGTTAVAAIPWLSIGFL is encoded by the coding sequence ATGAACGCGCCGCGCCCGGCGGCGCGGCCGCCCGAGCATCACGCGGGTTCCCCGACCGTGGAAGACCCGGCCGGCGCGCACGGCCACGGCCACGGCGACGCGGCCAACGAGGCCAACCCGAGCTCGTTCACCTCGTTGACCTCGCGCATCGAGCGGCTGCTTGGCGCGCTGGTGGACGGCGCGGCCGGCGCCCTGGTGCTGGCCGACGTGGTGGTGCTGCTGGCGGGCGTGGTCGCGCGCTTCGTACTGCACCAGCCGCTGATCTGGTCGGACGAACTCGCTTCGATGCTCTTCATCTGGCTTGCCATGCTGGGCGCGGTGGTGGCGCTGCGGCGCGGCGAGCACATGCGCATGACCGCGCTGGTGTCGAAATTGCCGCCGACGCGCCGCCGCTTCGCCGAGGCCGTGTCGCTCTACGCAGCCCTCGCTTTCCTGGCGATGGTGGTGTGGCCTGCGTGGGAATACGCGTCGGAAGAGCGCTTCATCACCACGCCGGCGCTGGACATCTCCAACGCCTGGCGCGCCGCCGCGCTGCCGGTGGGCGTGGCGCTCATGGCCATGTTCGCGGCGCTGCGGCTGTTGCGCGACTTCGACTGGAAGACGTCGTTCCAGGCCTTGGCGATCGTCGTGACGCTCATCGCGGCATTCACCCTGGGCCGCGCGGTGTTCGAAGACCTGGGCCGGCTCAACCTGCTGGTTTTCTTCGTCGGCGTGGTGCTGGCCTGCGTGCTTTGCGGCATCCCTATCGCGTTCGCTTTCGGCCTCGGCACCTTCGGCTACCTCGCGCTGACCACCGACACCGCGCTGCCCGTGATCGTCGGGCGCATGGACGAAGGCATGTCGCACCTCATTCTGCTGGCGGTGCCGTTGTTCGTCTTTCTGGGCCTGCTCATCGAGATGACGGGCATGGCGAAGGCGATGGTCTCGTTCCTTGCCAGCCTGCTGGGCCATGTGAGGGGAGGCCTTTCCTATGTGCTGGTGGGGGCGATGTACCTGGTGTCGGGCATTTCGGGCTCCAAGGCGGCCGACATGGCGGCCATCGCGCCCGCGCTGTTCCCCGAGATGAAGAAACGCGGCGCCGCCGAGGGCGAACTGGTGGCGCTGCTCGCGGCCACCGGCGCGCAAACCGAGACCGTTCCGCCCAGCCTCGTGCTCATCACCATCGGCTCGGTCACGGGCGTGTCGATCGCGGCGCTGTTCACGGGCGGGCTGCTGCCGGCCGTCGTCCTGGGCCTGATGCTGTGCGTGGTGGTGTACGTGCGCAATCGGCACGACGACCTGAGCGGTATCGCGCGGCCCGAGGTGCGGCAGGTGCTGAAGCTGGGCCTGGTGGCGCTGCCCGCACTGGCATTGCCGTTCGTGATCCGTGCGGCGGTCGTCGAGGGCGTGGCCACAGCGACCGAGGTGTCGACCATCGGCATCGTCTATGCCGTCGTCGCCGGGCTCGTGGTGTACCGGCAGTTCGACTGGCGGCGGCTGGGCCCGATGCTCGTGGCAACCGCCTCGCTGTCGGGCGCGATCCTGCTGATCATCGGCACGGCCACCGCCATGGCCTGGGGGCTGACGCAATCGGGCTTCTCGCGCTGGCTGGCGGAGGTCATGGGCAGCCTGCCCGGCGGCGCGCCGATGTTCCTGGCGGTATCGCTCGTCGCCTTCGTGGTGCTGGGCTCCGTGCTCGAGGGCATACCGGCCATCGTGCTGTTCGGCCCGCTGCTGTTTCCGATCGCGCGGCAGTTGGGCATCCACGAAGTGCACTACGCCATGGTCGTTGTGTTGTCGATGGGGCTGGGCCTGTTCGCGCCGCCCCTGGGCGTGGGCTACTACGCTGCCTGCGCCATCGGCCGCGTGCGGCCCGACGAGGGCATCAGGCCCATCGTCGGCTACATGCTGGCCCTGCTCGTCGGCACCACGGCCGTGGCGGCCATTCCGTGGCTTTCCATCGGGTTCCTCTGA
- a CDS encoding TRAP transporter substrate-binding protein: MNINRRTVLRTAAAASTLAMPLRHAFAQKNVFNYKYANNLPVSHPMNIRAKEMADAIRAETSGQVDIQIFPNNQLGSDTDVLSQLRAGGVEFFTLSGLILSTLVPAASISGVGFAFPDYASVWKAMDGDLGSHIRMQIAKSNIVAMDRIWDNGFRQITSSNKAIASPADLKGFKIRVPVSPLWTSMFKALDAAPTSINFAEVYSALQTKIVDGQENPLAIISTAKLYEVQKFCSMSNHMWDGFWFLANKRAWDKLPPALQAIVAKHINAAALKERTDVAELNANLQKELAAKGMQVSQPDPGAFRDQLRKAGFYAEWKAKYGDEAWALLERSAGKLA; this comes from the coding sequence ATGAACATCAACCGCCGTACCGTGCTGCGCACCGCCGCCGCTGCTTCCACCCTCGCCATGCCCCTGCGCCACGCCTTCGCGCAGAAGAACGTCTTCAACTACAAGTACGCCAACAACCTGCCGGTCTCGCACCCGATGAACATCCGGGCCAAGGAGATGGCCGACGCGATCCGCGCGGAGACCAGCGGCCAGGTCGACATCCAGATCTTCCCGAACAACCAGCTGGGCTCGGACACCGACGTGCTGAGCCAGTTGCGCGCGGGCGGCGTCGAGTTCTTCACGCTGTCGGGACTCATCCTGTCGACGCTGGTGCCCGCAGCCTCCATCAGCGGCGTGGGCTTTGCATTTCCCGACTACGCGAGCGTATGGAAGGCCATGGACGGGGACCTGGGCAGCCATATCCGCATGCAGATCGCCAAGTCCAACATCGTGGCCATGGACAGGATCTGGGACAACGGGTTCAGGCAGATCACGTCGTCGAACAAGGCCATTGCGTCGCCGGCCGACCTGAAGGGTTTCAAGATCCGCGTGCCGGTGTCGCCGCTGTGGACCTCGATGTTCAAGGCGCTGGACGCCGCGCCCACGTCGATCAACTTCGCCGAGGTGTATTCCGCGCTGCAGACGAAGATCGTCGACGGGCAGGAGAACCCGCTTGCCATCATCTCGACCGCCAAGCTCTACGAAGTGCAGAAGTTCTGCTCGATGAGCAACCACATGTGGGACGGCTTCTGGTTCCTGGCCAACAAGCGTGCATGGGACAAGCTGCCGCCCGCGCTGCAGGCCATCGTCGCGAAGCACATCAACGCGGCGGCGCTGAAGGAGCGAACCGACGTCGCCGAGCTCAACGCCAACCTGCAGAAGGAGCTCGCGGCCAAGGGCATGCAGGTCAGCCAGCCCGACCCCGGCGCCTTCCGCGACCAGCTGCGCAAGGCCGGCTTCTATGCGGAGTGGAAAGCCAAGTACGGCGACGAAGCATGGGCGCTGCTGGAGCGCAGCGCGGGCAAGCTCGCATGA
- a CDS encoding acyl-CoA synthetase, with translation MSQAQAANLSVLLSQTAALFPARAGLILEDRSWTWHEIDSRVDALVQGLRALGMQPGHKLLVQSRNNLALFESCWAAFRMGAVWVPVNFRLTPPEVAYLGSSSEATVMLAEDGFAAHVDAVRGASAHLRHVVTIGAPRQGEQGYEALIAANAGAQKFVADVEAGTPLWYFYTSGTTGKPKAAVLTHGQLAFVVANHLADLIPGTTENDCSIAVAPLSHGAGIHALLNVARGAATVLPSSDRLEPRAFWSLVERHKVSNLFTVPTIVKMLVEDPSVDEFDHRSLRYVIYAGAPMYRADQKRALQKLGPVLVQYFGLGEVTGCITVLPPTMHSADDADANAHIGSCGRPRTGMEVAILDEQMQRLPAGAVGEICCRGPAVFAGYFNNPEATAKAVRGGWFHTGDLGRMDAQGLLYITGRESDMYISGGSNVYPREVEEILLTHPAVREAAVLGLPDAKWGEVGVAVLVCDREGVTTEDILGHLDGRCARYRWPRRVFFWESLPKSGYGKVTKNEIRRLLSERGEIGEATTH, from the coding sequence ATGAGCCAGGCGCAGGCCGCGAACCTGTCGGTGCTGCTGTCGCAGACGGCGGCGCTGTTTCCTGCGCGTGCCGGCCTGATCCTCGAGGACCGCAGCTGGACCTGGCACGAGATCGACTCGCGCGTCGATGCGCTCGTGCAGGGGCTGCGCGCGCTGGGCATGCAGCCCGGCCACAAGTTGCTCGTGCAGTCGCGCAACAACCTCGCGCTGTTCGAGAGTTGCTGGGCCGCATTTCGCATGGGTGCGGTGTGGGTGCCGGTCAACTTCCGGCTCACGCCGCCCGAAGTGGCGTATCTGGGCAGCTCGAGCGAGGCGACGGTGATGCTGGCCGAAGACGGCTTTGCCGCGCACGTCGACGCAGTGCGCGGTGCCAGCGCGCATTTGCGCCACGTCGTCACCATCGGGGCGCCGCGCCAGGGCGAACAGGGCTACGAGGCGCTGATCGCCGCCAATGCCGGGGCGCAAAAGTTTGTTGCCGATGTCGAGGCCGGCACACCGCTGTGGTACTTCTACACCTCGGGCACGACCGGCAAACCGAAAGCGGCCGTGCTGACGCACGGCCAGCTCGCCTTCGTCGTCGCCAATCATCTCGCCGACCTGATTCCCGGCACGACCGAAAACGACTGCTCCATCGCCGTGGCGCCCCTGTCGCACGGCGCGGGCATTCATGCGCTGCTGAACGTCGCGCGCGGCGCGGCCACGGTGCTGCCGTCGTCGGACCGGCTGGAGCCGCGCGCGTTCTGGTCGCTGGTCGAGCGCCACAAGGTCAGCAACCTCTTCACAGTGCCGACCATCGTCAAGATGCTGGTCGAAGACCCGTCGGTCGACGAGTTCGACCACCGCTCGCTGCGCTACGTGATCTACGCCGGCGCCCCGATGTACCGCGCCGACCAGAAGCGCGCGTTGCAGAAGCTGGGGCCGGTGCTCGTGCAGTACTTCGGCCTCGGCGAGGTGACGGGTTGCATCACGGTGCTGCCGCCGACGATGCACTCGGCCGACGACGCGGATGCCAACGCGCACATCGGCTCATGCGGGCGGCCGCGCACCGGCATGGAAGTCGCGATCCTCGACGAGCAGATGCAAAGGCTGCCGGCCGGCGCCGTCGGAGAAATCTGCTGCCGGGGACCGGCCGTGTTCGCGGGATATTTCAACAACCCGGAGGCCACGGCCAAGGCCGTGCGCGGCGGCTGGTTCCACACGGGCGACCTGGGGCGCATGGACGCGCAGGGCCTGCTCTACATCACGGGCCGAGAGTCGGACATGTACATCTCGGGCGGCTCCAACGTCTACCCGCGCGAGGTCGAGGAGATCCTGCTGACGCACCCCGCCGTGCGCGAGGCCGCCGTGCTGGGCCTGCCCGACGCCAAGTGGGGCGAGGTGGGCGTGGCCGTGCTCGTGTGCGATCGCGAAGGCGTGACGACCGAAGACATCCTGGGCCACCTCGACGGCCGCTGCGCCAGGTACCGCTGGCCGCGGCGCGTCTTCTTCTGGGAGTCGCTGCCCAAGTCAGGCTACGGCAAGGTCACCAAGAACGAGATACGCCGGCTCCTTTCGGAGCGCGGAGAGATCGGGGAGGCCACCACCCACTGA
- a CDS encoding acetyl-CoA acetyltransferase gives MSNDSYIIGWGHTPFGKLDAADGEQLIRDAVEPALQTAGLEAADIDGIFVGHFNSGFVPQDFSASLVALAVPGLRHVPAVRLENACATGSAAIWAALDAVKSGRVRHALVVGFEIMNAVPGPVIAQTLLRCSYVKEEGTTPAGFAGVFGRIAGGYFERFGDQSDALAAIAAKNHANGVHNPHAHMRRDLGFDFCRNPSDKNPFVAGPLKRSDCSLVSDGAAALVISSTRVGSAKVPAVRWRSHTQVNDYLPLSRRDPTRFEGAALAWRRGLETARLTLDDLGFVETHDCFTIAELLEYEAMGLAPHGQGARAILDGVTRKDGRLPVNPSGGLKSRGHPIGATGVSQHVMAAMQLTGTAGDMQVDTGKPGAVFNMGGAAVANYLSVLEAA, from the coding sequence ATGAGCAACGACAGCTACATCATCGGCTGGGGCCACACGCCCTTCGGCAAGCTCGACGCGGCCGACGGCGAGCAACTGATCCGCGACGCCGTCGAGCCCGCGCTGCAGACAGCCGGGCTCGAGGCCGCGGACATCGACGGCATCTTCGTCGGCCACTTCAACAGCGGCTTCGTGCCGCAGGACTTCAGCGCGTCGCTGGTCGCGCTGGCCGTGCCCGGCCTGCGCCACGTGCCGGCCGTGCGGCTGGAGAACGCATGCGCCACGGGTTCGGCCGCCATCTGGGCCGCGCTGGACGCAGTGAAGAGCGGCCGCGTGCGCCACGCGCTGGTGGTGGGTTTCGAGATCATGAACGCGGTGCCCGGCCCGGTCATCGCGCAGACGCTGCTGCGCTGCTCCTATGTGAAGGAGGAAGGCACGACGCCGGCGGGCTTCGCGGGCGTGTTCGGCCGCATCGCGGGCGGCTACTTCGAGCGCTTCGGCGACCAGAGCGATGCGCTCGCGGCCATCGCGGCCAAGAACCACGCCAACGGTGTGCACAACCCCCATGCGCACATGCGGCGTGACCTGGGGTTCGACTTCTGCCGCAATCCGTCTGACAAGAACCCCTTCGTCGCGGGACCGCTCAAGCGCTCGGACTGTTCGCTGGTGTCCGACGGCGCGGCGGCGCTGGTCATTTCGTCGACGCGCGTCGGGTCGGCCAAGGTGCCGGCGGTGCGCTGGCGCTCGCACACGCAGGTCAACGACTACCTGCCGCTGTCGCGGCGCGACCCGACGCGCTTCGAAGGTGCGGCGTTGGCGTGGCGGCGCGGCCTGGAAACGGCACGGCTCACGCTCGACGATCTGGGCTTCGTCGAGACGCACGACTGCTTCACGATCGCCGAATTGCTGGAGTACGAGGCCATGGGCCTGGCGCCGCACGGGCAGGGCGCACGCGCGATTCTCGACGGCGTGACGCGCAAGGACGGCCGGCTGCCCGTGAACCCCTCTGGCGGCCTGAAGTCGCGCGGCCACCCCATCGGCGCGACGGGCGTGTCGCAGCATGTGATGGCCGCGATGCAACTGACCGGCACGGCCGGCGACATGCAGGTGGACACGGGCAAGCCCGGCGCCGTGTTCAACATGGGCGGCGCCGCCGTCGCCAACTACCTCAGCGTGCTGGAGGCGGCATGA
- a CDS encoding SDR family NAD(P)-dependent oxidoreductase — protein sequence MTDTPFLPRVAVVTGGARGIGLAIGQWFLAHGYHVALLDNDHATLDATVAELALPDRVLGVHCDVSDAAQVAAAAKAVAGRFGRVDALVNNAGVAVFKRIADTSFADWRSVMGTNLDGAFLCTQAFSPSMVEAGKGAVVNVASISGLRASTLRVAYGTSKAALIHLTKQYAVELGNAGVRVNVIAPGPVETEMAKLVHSVAIRSDYVDAIPLGRYGSVEEMSNAVGFLCSDAASFINGQVIAVDGGFDAAGVGLPTLRRGAATAQADHA from the coding sequence ATGACAGACACCCCCTTCCTTCCCCGCGTCGCCGTCGTCACCGGAGGCGCGCGCGGCATCGGCCTTGCCATCGGACAGTGGTTCCTGGCCCACGGCTACCACGTCGCGCTGCTCGACAACGACCACGCCACGCTCGATGCGACCGTCGCCGAACTCGCCTTGCCCGATCGCGTGCTGGGCGTGCACTGCGACGTGTCCGACGCGGCGCAGGTAGCCGCCGCGGCCAAGGCCGTCGCCGGCCGCTTCGGCCGCGTCGATGCGCTGGTCAACAACGCTGGCGTCGCGGTGTTCAAGCGCATCGCGGACACCTCTTTCGCCGACTGGCGTTCGGTGATGGGCACGAACCTCGATGGCGCCTTCCTCTGCACGCAGGCATTCAGCCCTTCGATGGTCGAAGCCGGCAAGGGTGCGGTGGTGAACGTGGCGTCGATCTCGGGCTTGCGCGCCAGCACGCTGCGCGTGGCCTATGGCACCAGCAAGGCGGCGCTCATCCACCTCACGAAGCAGTACGCGGTGGAGCTGGGCAATGCGGGCGTGCGCGTGAATGTGATCGCGCCCGGCCCGGTCGAGACCGAAATGGCCAAGCTGGTGCACAGCGTGGCGATCCGCTCCGACTACGTCGACGCCATTCCCCTGGGCCGCTACGGCAGCGTCGAGGAAATGTCCAACGCGGTGGGCTTCCTGTGCAGCGATGCGGCGAGCTTCATCAATGGCCAGGTGATTGCGGTGGACGGCGGCTTCGATGCCGCCGGCGTCGGCCTGCCGACGCTGCGCCGGGGCGCGGCCACCGCGCAGGCCGACCACGCCTGA
- a CDS encoding PPC domain-containing DNA-binding protein has protein sequence MADVRLVERGRMGRVAYARIGPNEDLVQSVEKLCVAQGMRHAFVRGALGSLIDACLERPDGACQVVRGPAVEIVSLAGEVRLQPDGTLRAALTGVVADTEGRVHGGPFVAGANAVCVTFEITLEEWLPSEDS, from the coding sequence ATGGCTGACGTTCGCCTGGTGGAGCGCGGCCGCATGGGCCGCGTGGCCTACGCGCGCATCGGCCCCAATGAAGACCTGGTTCAGAGCGTGGAAAAACTCTGCGTGGCCCAGGGCATGCGCCATGCCTTCGTGCGCGGTGCGCTCGGCAGCCTGATCGACGCATGCCTGGAGCGGCCCGACGGCGCGTGCCAGGTGGTCCGCGGCCCCGCCGTGGAAATCGTGAGCCTGGCCGGCGAGGTGCGCCTGCAGCCCGACGGCACGCTGCGCGCGGCCCTCACGGGCGTGGTCGCCGACACCGAAGGCCGGGTCCATGGCGGTCCGTTCGTGGCCGGCGCCAACGCTGTTTGCGTCACCTTCGAGATCACGCTCGAAGAGTGGCTTCCTTCCGAAGATTCCTGA
- a CDS encoding PCC domain-containing protein, translating to MTEKATALPRARTVVHPGPYGPVRIAHMHADKGRHFRLSLPAGRTLHDSLVQALAAEDVASASMTLIDGELEHLSFCTALPDPAGRVLATYGAPEALRGARLIFGNATMGRRADGGPIVHCHGVFREVDGRVRGGHILAERTLVGRSAVTVVVTALDSFELRVAYDEETRMPLMRPQARAEAHG from the coding sequence ATGACCGAAAAAGCGACGGCCCTGCCACGAGCACGGACCGTGGTTCACCCTGGCCCCTACGGTCCTGTGCGGATCGCCCACATGCATGCCGACAAGGGCAGGCACTTCCGGCTGTCGCTCCCCGCGGGACGCACGCTGCACGACAGCCTGGTGCAGGCGCTGGCCGCCGAAGACGTGGCCAGCGCTTCGATGACGCTCATCGACGGCGAACTCGAACACCTGAGCTTCTGCACGGCGCTGCCCGATCCCGCCGGCCGTGTGCTCGCGACCTACGGCGCCCCGGAGGCGCTGCGCGGAGCGCGCCTGATCTTCGGCAACGCCACGATGGGCCGTCGCGCCGACGGCGGCCCCATCGTCCATTGCCATGGTGTGTTCCGCGAAGTCGACGGGCGCGTGCGCGGCGGGCACATCCTGGCCGAACGCACGTTGGTCGGCCGGAGTGCCGTCACCGTGGTGGTGACCGCGCTGGACAGCTTCGAGTTGCGCGTGGCCTACGACGAAGAAACGCGCATGCCGCTGATGCGCCCCCAGGCGCGGGCGGAGGCCCATGGCTGA
- a CDS encoding LysR family transcriptional regulator has translation MELRHLRCLVAVAEELHFGRAAQRLHLSQPPVSLAIKELEDELGVALFERTSRRIAITRAGEDALHDARAVLAGMETMRRRAQDGAAGIMGSIAVGFISLPAYSFLPPTLRRFNEAHPRASVALREGITEQIVSDVEAGHLDVGMVLQPSDMPATLGSRLVQKDTLILALPEAHPLAGTGPVALEKFSSERFLGFERHIGPQMFDAIVATCMRRGFSPLMFPARQMNTIVSLVSGGVGIALVPACVKALHREGVVYRSLKGEKTYVDTLVVWRKSDESPLVKALLALLPDEGASRRARAVPAETKGRL, from the coding sequence ATGGAACTGCGTCACCTCCGCTGCCTCGTCGCTGTGGCCGAAGAGCTTCACTTCGGCCGTGCCGCGCAACGCCTGCACCTGTCGCAGCCGCCGGTGAGTCTGGCCATCAAGGAGCTGGAAGACGAACTGGGCGTGGCGCTTTTCGAGCGCACGTCGCGTCGCATCGCGATCACGCGTGCGGGCGAAGACGCACTGCACGACGCGCGCGCCGTTCTCGCGGGCATGGAAACCATGCGCCGCCGCGCGCAGGACGGCGCGGCCGGCATCATGGGCTCGATCGCCGTGGGCTTCATCAGCCTTCCCGCCTATTCGTTCCTGCCGCCGACGCTGCGGCGTTTCAACGAGGCGCACCCCCGGGCCAGTGTGGCGCTGCGCGAAGGCATCACCGAGCAGATCGTCTCGGACGTCGAGGCCGGCCACCTCGACGTCGGCATGGTGCTGCAGCCGTCCGACATGCCGGCCACGCTCGGCTCGCGGCTGGTGCAGAAGGACACGTTGATCCTAGCCCTGCCCGAAGCCCACCCGCTCGCGGGCACGGGGCCGGTGGCCCTGGAGAAGTTCTCGAGCGAACGCTTCCTGGGCTTCGAGCGCCACATCGGCCCGCAGATGTTCGATGCCATCGTCGCGACTTGCATGCGCCGCGGCTTCAGCCCGCTGATGTTCCCTGCGCGGCAGATGAATACCATCGTGAGCCTGGTGTCGGGCGGCGTCGGCATTGCGCTGGTGCCGGCATGCGTGAAGGCGCTGCACCGTGAAGGCGTGGTGTACCGGTCGCTCAAGGGCGAGAAAACCTACGTCGACACGCTGGTGGTCTGGCGCAAGTCGGACGAGTCGCCGTTGGTGAAAGCCTTGCTCGCCTTGCTGCCGGACGAAGGCGCCAGCCGGCGCGCAAGGGCGGTTCCTGCGGAGACGAAAGGCAGGCTCTGA
- a CDS encoding VOC family protein, producing MSTPYIPNLSHCGIFCRDLAVMKRFYTGVFDMQETDRGVGGTFRYELVFLSGRDDQHHQLVLAGGRGADAPSTVMQLSFKIHTIDHLREARRRALSLGATKMRGLNHGNALSIYCMDPEDNTVEVYLDTPWYVSQPHGDPLDLDETDEAIWAQTERVVRSDPSFMPAQEWAALFAQRSAALRASKADGERQR from the coding sequence TTGAGCACACCCTACATTCCCAACCTGTCGCACTGCGGCATCTTCTGCCGCGACCTCGCGGTGATGAAGCGCTTCTACACCGGCGTGTTCGACATGCAGGAGACCGACCGCGGTGTCGGCGGCACCTTCCGCTACGAGCTGGTGTTCCTCAGCGGACGCGACGACCAGCACCACCAGCTGGTGCTGGCGGGCGGCCGCGGCGCGGATGCGCCGAGCACCGTGATGCAGCTCTCGTTCAAGATCCACACCATCGACCACCTGCGCGAAGCGCGCCGGCGCGCGCTGTCGCTGGGCGCGACGAAGATGCGCGGCCTCAACCACGGCAACGCGCTGTCCATCTACTGCATGGACCCGGAGGACAACACGGTCGAGGTCTACCTCGACACACCGTGGTACGTCAGCCAGCCGCATGGCGATCCGTTGGACCTCGACGAGACCGACGAAGCGATCTGGGCGCAGACCGAGCGCGTGGTGCGCTCGGACCCGAGCTTCATGCCCGCACAGGAATGGGCCGCCTTGTTCGCGCAGCGAAGCGCGGCACTGCGCGCATCGAAGGCCGACGGCGAGCGTCAGCGTTAG